GACCTAGGTACAGATATGAAAACTGCTGACAAGTGGAATTTATTAGTTTGACCCAGGTCATATAATATACAAGTTTCACAATAGGGACAAGaacccagattaaaaaaaaaaaaaactctgaggtttcaaaaaaagcaaaaatttaaattatatctatGATTAATGATAAGTAGGTCATATTACCAAAGTATAAATTATAGAATATTTAAGAGGAAATGAGATTTAATTCCTATAATACTTTTACACTGTTAAGCTGCATTtggaatttttcttaaaaagcttCAGCCTAGCTGTTTCCATATATTAAGTCAATGAATTAAGTTAATATCTATCCCAGTAGTAGTACCAAGAAGTTTTAATATCAGTAGAGACATTTTACCATAACTAAACTAGCAGTATCATTCAGGCTCACTAAAGGCAGCATGGTGTGATGAGAAGAGTGCAAGCAATGAGATCAGGTCTGAATTTTGGCTCACTAGTTAAATGATACTGGaaaattacaatgaaaatatgtcagatttctcatctgaaaaactgAGACAATCACTTTTACCCAAATTTACTGGGAACTTAATGCTGGAATGTTCTGCAAACAAGATATAGTAAAAGTATGTAAGTTTAATGCTTGaccacatggatatcaccagatggtcaacaccaaaatcagactgactatattctttgcagccaaacatggagaagctctatacagccagcaaaaaaagactgggagctgactgtggctcagatcatgaactccttattgccaaattcagacttaaattgaagaaactagggaaacccactagaccattcaggtatgacctaagtcaaatcccttatgattatacagtggaagtgagaaatagatttaagggactagatctgatagagtgcctgatgaactatggatggaagttcatgacactgtacaggagacagagatcaagaccattcccaggaaacagaaatgcaaaaaaaaaaaaaaaaaaaaagcaaaatggctgtctgaggaggccttacaaatagctgtgaaaagaagagaagtgaaaagcaaaggagaaaagaaaagatatacacatctgaatgcagagttgcagagaatagcaaggaaagataaagccttcctcagtgatcattgcaaagaatagaggaaaacaacagaatgcaaaagactagagatatcttcaagaaaattagagacactaagggaacatttcatgcaaagatgggcttgataaaggacagaaatggtatggacttaacagaagcagaaggtattaagaagaggtggcaagaatacacagaagactgtacaaaaaagatcttcacgacccagataaccacgatggtgtgatcactcacctagagccagacatccctgaaggtgaagtcaagtgggccttaaaaagcatcactatgaacaaagctactggaagtgatggaattccagttgagctatttcaaatcctgaaagatgatgctgtgaaagtactgcattcaatatgccagcaaatttggaaaactcagcagtggccacgggactggaaaaggtgagttttcattccaatccaaaagaaaggcaatgccaaagaatgcacaaactaccacacaattgcactcatctcacatactagcaaagttatcctcaaaattctccaagccaggcttcagcaatacatgaaccgtgaacttccagatgttcaagctggttttacaaaaggcagaggaaccagagatcaaattgccaacatccgctggatcatggaaaaagcaagagagttccagaaaaacatctatttctgctttatggactatgtcaaagcctttgactatgtggatcaggaagcaacagttaaaactggatatggaacaacagactggttctaaataggaaaaggagtacatcaaggctgtatattgtcactctgcttatttaacttatatgcagagtacatcatgagaaatgctggactggaggaagcacaagctgtaatcaagattgctgggagaaatatcaataacctcagatatgcagattacacctccctatggcagaaagtgaagaagaactaaagagcctcttgatgaaagtgaaagaggagagtgaaaaagttggcttaaagctcaacattcagaaaacgaagatcatggcatctggtcccatcacttcataggaaatagatggggaaacagtggaaacagtgtcagactttattttggggggctcctaaatcactgcagatggtgattgcaaccatgaaattaaaagactccttggaaggaaagttatgactaacctaggtagcatattcaaaagcagagacattactttgtcaacaaaggtccatccagtcaaggctatggtttttccaatagtcatgtatggatgtgacagttggactgtgaagaaagctgagcaccgaagaattgatgcttttgaagtgtggtgttggagaagactcttgagagtcccttggactgcaaggagatccaaccagtccattctgaaggagatcagccctgggatttctttacaaggaatgatgctaaagcccaaactccagtactttggccacctcatgtgaagaattgactcattggaaaagactctgatactgggagggattgggggcaggaggagaaggggatgaccgaggatgagatggctggatggcatcactgactcaatggacgtgagtctgagtggactccgggagttggtgatggacagggaggcccggcgtgctgcaattcatggggtcacaaagagttggacatgactgagagaccgaACTGAACTGCAGAAATGTAAATGTCTTAAACTGCCTAATATGAGTCTTGACAAGTAAAAGCACTTTTTTTCAATTCCTCTACATTGTAAAATGAAACATGTCTCATCATATTGAGGAAGAGATCTCATTGCAAATCATtcactctttccttttccatAGGATTCCTCATAAATTCTGGGTGATATTTTGGACAACAAAGATTATTGCCTATGTATCATTTCCAATTGTTACTAGCATATTCTGCATTAAATCATGTACATATATGCACAGATGtgagcatgaacacacacacattatcaaTTTTATTATCTCCTTTCACTTTGATAGATTATGGAGAAGTATCAAATGATAAAGCACTTCATATTGGTTCTTCCTGTTGTCAGTCTCTCTGACCACAAGCTTCCACTCATTCTGGATCATCctgctgtgttgtgtgtgtgtgtgtgtgtgtgtgtgtgtgtgtgtgtgtgtgtgtgtgtgtgtgtgtatgagagagtatgtgtttgtgtgtatctgAGGGCATAAATGTGAAatagaaaatttaattaaaatagtcattttttttccctagaagtttctttgtgaaatttttattttagcacCAATCTTACCAAATAAGATTACTTGGAAAGCTTTATCCCCATGGCCCAGTGATACATTCCATTGGAATGTAGAAGCTTTTATATGAGGTTTAAATCAATAAATGGACTCTCTATTTTACAGGGATAGTAAATTACAACCAGGGATGATAAAGGACCCCAGATCTTTATAAAACTCCTTTCTTAGGGCATGTACAAGCGTGGGGCACTTGATGTTTTATGAAACCATATTCTATGTATAAGAGTACCTGTGGCCTGTAAGAAGAAAGGCAATTCTATCCGAGGCAAATAGGGATTGGGTGCCATAAGCAGTTTTGAAAGAAGCTAGGAGTGGAGACATATTCACACATGTTAAAGTGTTCCATGTGAAGGTTATCTGCTTTCTAATAGTCAGCCATATGTTGTACACTGCTGTGTGGTAACTGAAAAATCAAATCAGTTATATATCTATGGATGATACACAATTTCATAGGATTTTCATTTGCTGTATTCTCTTTCTGCctggtttccaaatattttaatttaatgattCATTTGTTAACCAGTTAACAAAATGGCCTGTGATCAGTGTTGCACCTAGTGTACAAAGCTACAAGGCTAAATCAATGCACTTAGCAGTGAGGAACGGCAGAGTTGgtcactttattttccttttcattaatcAGACTTGCCAATAACATAAGTACTACTAGTAAACTAGCCCTTCTTATTACTTGCAGAAATCTTGAAGATTCTGTCATTTAAATACAAAGTATATGCTTCCACTTTTTGTAAATTAGAAACAATTTAGGGGACAATTATTAATAATGTAATAAGAATTTACTGTATCCTTATTGTTTACCAAACAATTTTGAGTGTTTTAGATATaaacttaataataaaaatattaaagatgcaTATGCCTAGATAGCACTTTTTATTTGCCATATATATTTCAATAACTTTGCATAAATCAATTAAATCTTCATAATAATCTATGAGATAATTGTACAATTATCACCATATTTTTACAGGTATGAAAACTGAGATACATAAGTAACTCGCACAAGGTCACTCAGCTAATTTGAATCTAAGCAGCCTGGCTTCAAAGACTAATCACTCTGCCATATGCTATATAATACTAAATatcataatttataaattatgcaCCCCCAAATGGAATTTTGTTGTATTTATATGCTTCAGTATTTTCCTTCAGAATGCCGAGCTTCTAACAATGCCCAACAGCCAGCTCAACAATCCCTCCAGGacaatataaataatatagttttaaagaatgattattaaaaaaaattgaggtaaaTTCCTATTTTTAGTCACACAAGCCCTAAATCCTGATACAGGTCTCTCTGGCATGTGGACTAAAGTTGATGGCCTATCCTCAAGGCCTAAAGGGCCTCTGTGAGTGCTCAGtggctcattcgtgtccaactctttgcaaccctatggactgtagcctgccaggctcctctgtccatgagatttccaagacaagaatactaaagtgggttgccatttccttctccagaggatcttccctaccgagggattaaacccacatcacctgcattggcaggtggattctttaccactgtgccacctaggaagccccaaaggGCCTCTACACTAGTCTAAACCCAACTCAAACGAACCTCCATCCCACCGCAAGCTATGGGAATGATTATAGTATCAAATTGCATCCTTGAGaagaggcaaaagagaaagaaatgtaaaaagcagTCCCTGACATCAGGAAGTTGGCCTGATACTCAGAGCTAGGCCATCTTATTCTAGTGCACATAAAACATATTATAGAATATCAACCTCAGACAGGGTTACTCTGGGACCACAATAAAGTGATTCAAAGCAAAACCTCTTAATTTTTTCGAAGTacagacaaaaataaagtcactttGCCATCCACCAACCATCCCTGCCATGATAGCTTTAATGAATAGCTAAACCTTTTTATCAATTACTGCCTTATcctttttctagtttctcttcCTTATAGGTAAGATTTATTGAACTACCAATATCCCCACTTCCTTAGACCATCCACCAAATCATGCAACCAAAGCTCAAATCCggaagtatgtttttttttttttaacacccacTTACTGATAACATACAATGGTTCTCTCTCACAGCAATGAGTAAACCCAACTTGTTCAACTATGGGTATGTCCTTGGTGGTCTTCAGCTGAAGGTCACTGACAAGAGATACAGCAAAGGGGGCAGGCCTGCCCTTATAGAAAGCCCAGAAGCAGATTCACTACTCTGTTTCATAGAGATAAGAGAAAAGGACAGGattgatagtcactcagttgtgtccaaccctttgtgaccccatggactgtagcctgtggggctccccttgtccatggaattctccaggcaagaatactggagtagactgccaAGGAGGGACTTCAAAAAGTCTGATATTCCTCTGTGAAATAGcaagaaagatacacccattttcCTTACTTTTATTACACAGTAACAGCACCCACTCTTAAAAGGGGACCAATTTTCATGTGTGGGAGGGGTTTTGAGGGAGCCAGAAATTTAACAAAGGTCATAATTATTGGTGGTGAAAAGCATGAAAAAGTCTACATTTATCAAGTATACATTGGAAGCATTTCCTGATTTGAGGTTCCCCTATCATAGTTGTCGATTTCCCAATATCTTGTCAACTATTGCAACCCCAGAGAAAATCAGGTGAGTGTTTACCACTGTCCCTAGGAGAAAGatattatatttttctctgaGCAGAGGGGAGTAGAAGTACTAGTTAGGAAACCATTTTAAATGCAAGAAGCATATTTGGCAGATGTCACCACTCTCCTGTGAAGGAAGGAGTGGAGTGCAGGGAGCACATTTTAATTTTGTCACTAGGATCGTCAGCCAAGCCCAGGGAAAAGGAAGCCTGCCTGCTGATACATAGTGGTGTTTCAAGATGATGAGCAAGAAAGCCCTGTCCATTCTGGGGTACAGTTCTCTTATCTCTATTATATTAGAGGAGGGTCCTggtcagacagaaaaggagaaaaaaacccaTACCTTCCTCCTCAGTTGATTGTAAAAAAGAGACAGTGGTAAGAAAAGCAAGTCGTGTTCAAAACTTACCTCTTTGAGCCAAAATCCGAAGGAGGAATGTTCAATAGtggaagaaaaaagtcacaagcAGAGGAGCTTTAGTTCcactttaattttataattttgtgggATCACACCACAATCACTTGGGATGGAAGAGTGGATAGGCAACAATAACAAGATACAGTTAGCACTTCCAAGCCACTCTCAGCTCTAATATGGCATGGAAGGGGTTAAGAAGTTCGCTGTTATCCCAGAGAGATAGATGTGGCCTTCACAGAGTATACTAAGGGGGGCAGCCAAACTTCTGTGTTTCCACACTTGAGGCAGGCAAAATTAGCTCTGGGACAAAGTCAGCTCTCTGACCAGCCACATCCCATGGTTCTCGATCAGTGCACTCCCAACCAATGTCATAAAGCAATATAAGTCCCTTTACCCCCTTTACATTCAAGTAATGATGTGGAAGAGTATGCTGAAATATAGACTAACACACATGAGCCTGTTATTTTTAgagtatttaaattattaaatggcAATGAATTTACTGTTGCTgatgtttagtctctaagtcatatctgactcctttgcgatcccatggacggtagcctgccaggctcctccgtccatggaattcttcaggcaagaatgaatacagcagtggattgccatttccttctccaggggattttcctgacccagggatcaaacccgtttgtcctgcattagcaggcagattctctaaccTAGATACATTAAAActgagatttttgttttcctaCAGTCTTGGGAGGTGGAGATGGACTCATGATTAAGATTAAATcaattataaacataaaaagataCACTTTCTTTGCACATCTAAGGATATTTTTAGCAAATTTGCATGAatatataaacacacagaaaaagaacagTAGGCAATAAATCAAAACATAAACAATGTTTATCTTTGAGGATTGGGTATAATGGATTTTGGTCCTGCAATAAACATATtacttttacaattaaaaaaggtcagttttataacatgaaacaatgaaatttttattcattttgtggtgaaggaacattaaaatttttttcaaaatgataaaGTGATCACTTTCAATGAATGTAGGAAAAGAGAATTATACATTCTAATTACAGTTTACACAATTACACAGAACAATACATGGCAatctttggaaaatactttgattaaCACTTCactgataaataaatttaatacaaCTAAGTTTCATTATTTATCACGGTCACATAAAATACAATAGCTTATGAACAAGCTGTTATTAACAAATGTAAAATGTGATTTTGCCTGAAATTGTTAACCATATGCAGGTGTTTTCTTAAGGATTCAAGTTTTAAGTTCTATTGCATTTTTattgcaaaatgaagcaggcacAGCAAAATTAAACACAGTAgctaaagaaaacacaaatacaaaaaacagcaaaagaACCTTGAGTTGGTTCTGCAGAATTTTCTTTTAGAATAAATATTGATCTCATTTAGTAGTTCTGATAATGTTCATAGCTACAGATTAATACTTACATGACAAAAGGACTTCAGAAGGATTAAACTACACAATACTATATTAATATATCTTAAATCATTTACCACAGTCCACATTTCTTGAAAGTATTCTATGCTAAAATGCAAGGTCAAATGAATTAGTATTTGAACTTCTCATATTTCTGAGACATACATTTTTAACTTACACTACAAGAAAAATTAACAATACAAGACTGtaattaattattatattttgagTAACTAGATCTAGGACAATTAATTTCAGGGCCATGTACACTCTGCTTTAGTGATCAATGTTTTCTACTATTGCTTCAGGATTTTTGCAACAAGCTTTAACTTCCTCAATTGCAACCATCCGATTATCACAAATAATTTTGTCATAAATTTCATCATTAacttccctaactatcccttcttgCTGAGATTAAAGCGCATCACCTGAGAAAAATAATACTGATCTTGGGATTATGTAAGTACATAAATTGTGCCAGGTAGAAAATCATCCTTTCCATCCTTTCCATTTGAGTTGATTCCTTGAGGAGTAAAGAAATTGAAGAATGAATCCTTGGGAAAATCTTCAGTCACAGTCCGGACTGTTCCCTAGACGCGGTGCTTCTGCTTTTTCTTGACTGTTTTCAAAGTGACATTCTTTCCTCCATTCCAATCTATTTTATAGCCTATGCAATACAATCGCGGTTCCCCTATAGGGATGGGGATCATAATATGCTAGCCTTGACTTCAGCATATAGGTCTTTGTCAACAGCTCATTTTTGAAATATTCATTTGGTTTGAAGTGAAACTCTAGTGTGAAACTGAGAGGTTCACCGGGATCTGAAAGCTTCACTTTAATATCTGTCGGGAGCTTCAGAATAGGCTCATCATATTTTTAATCAAAGGAGTCAGTGTGTCAACGTTTTTTAAGACAGTCAGCCAAAAATCAGGAATTCCTTTAGGATCCTCTTCTTTATTCTCATCTCCAGCTGCCTTGGTGTTGTCGTCATTGTCATCATCAttgccatcctcctcctcctcttcaacAGCATAATCATCATAATCGTCATCCTCATCCATGTAGTCATGTAGCAGACCCTCCTCATTACCACACATCTCTTCCTCATCATACATCTCATCATCACAGTCCTCAGAATCTGATTTATATTCACATTCCTCTTTTGTAGGCTCATAGATTGCATTGATTATCTGACATCTTTTTTCCAATAAAGGCTGATACATTTCAGCAAACTTTCTTTCAATACCATGAAATTCCCTCAGGAATTTGGACTCTAGATTGGCCACTCTAGTTTGAAGCTTTTCGAGGGCTAACACACGGTATTTAACTTTCACAAGTAGACTTTCAACAAAGTCTGTATCTAAAAGATAACCGATAAGTCCTTTTGGATGGTCTGGGTCTGAATCCTCATCAGTTTCTTCACCTTTTTCCCCGCCTTCCCCGGACCCAGCAGCATCCTCTTCAccttttcccccttcttcccCAGGACCCACGGCAGCTTCTTCACCGCGGTCCCCATCATCTCCAGGCCCAGCCGAGGCATCTTCACTGCTCTCCGGCTGCTCCCCGGACCCCTCCATCATTACCTTATCACCAGACTCTTCTTGACTGAACAGTTCCTTGTGGTCGGCTGACTCGGCCATTTTTCCAAGGACCTCACACGCCTAATTGGCTACCGTCAAGTTCAGGAGATCTGACCTCCACAAGGAAAGACTCATCGGAATATCAGACGCGGCGCTGACTGGGacagaagtgaaatgaaaggTAGTGGTCTGACTGTGTTGCGGGGGCCTAGAGCTACGGTTGAGGCTGCTGCCAGGATGAAGGCGGTGCGGAGGCTGTGCGAACCAGAGGCAGCGGTGTCCTGGCTGGGGCACAGAGAGCAGCGATGGCCGCAGTGACCTGCAGGAGCAGGCCAGAGACTGCAGAGAGCCGCAGTGCGCTGATCTCCGCAAGCATCAGCTGCTACAAGAAAAAACCGGTGCCGCTATGATTATGCAGCTGTCTCTTGCCTAGATTTTTTTGGTGCAAATAGCTTGCTGCGtcactccctccctctcccacaactCTGCTCTAATTTCATTTGCTGGGCTGCAGTGATCGACAAACCATGAGCCAATAAATTATTAGATCTATCAAGTTCCCAACTCGTCTCACCTTCCCAGGTTCTCTAATATGGCTGCTTCATCCCCCTCCCGCTAGTCCCACAGCACCACCCGGGTTTTCTAGAAACCAGGTTTTACTAGCTTATTCTTTCCGTTTTCAACTggtgttatatttttataatttcaaaagagaaaatagcAACTAAAATGTCAGATAAAGCATTCACCCATCCTAAATCTGTCCCTTTGATTTTAGCCCTGGGCTCTGGGAAGGAAAGAGGTGAGAGGGAGAAGAACTTACAGAGAGGTTAGATGGGAAAACActaaaaaaattagcaaatgcTGGTCTCAGGGTGGTGTAACTGCCAGTGATTTAAATATTCTGTattctgtttttctgtattttccacaaGCTATATGATAAGTGACCAGTAATTTTAGATTGGAAAATCTCCCTTAACATTTCCTGGGGTAGTGGGTGGGGACAGGAAGGAGAAGTTTAGATGGTTAGGAGGCGGTTGGGTTAAAGAGAACTTGCGATGAAGAGCCAAAATGCTGTATCCCACTATATGAGTATCCCACTATATAAAACCTCTGTATATGTATCCCACTATATAAAACCAGCTGTCTGTCTTATAGTCAAtgggtgagtgaagtcgctcagtcatgtccgactctttgcaaccccatggactgtagcctaaccaggttccttcgtccacgggattttccaggcaagaatactggagtgggttgccatttccttctctagcttaTAGCCAATAACCCAGTCCTAATACTGATAGGACttgcccttccctctctcttgatTCTGGCTTTAAAGCCATTGGGACTGTTTAAAAGAAACGCTCAATTGTAAAGTGATCTATATTGTAAAAATCTTAACATTTGCTTGACAgttgttatttaaaataatctaaatCTCAGTATTAAAGACATGGTTAGATATATGATAGAGTATTTATAGGATGGAATACCATGCAGCCATTAAATTTTTCCTTTGGGTAGGCTCATGGGTGAAGTTTACTTTGTCCATATTGCCAATGCTGATAATCTGTTAAGTAAACAATTATAACAAAATTAactgtcttttcttttccatatttgAACTCTGATTTTTATCATGCTACTACCACAGAGATAAACACTGTTTACATATTGTTGTATTTCGTTACAGATTCTTTCAGTATGtagataaaattcttttttacttattttatcacTCTGTACTGTATATGATTACATTATTTACAAA
This portion of the Capra hircus breed San Clemente chromosome X unlocalized genomic scaffold, ASM170441v1, whole genome shotgun sequence genome encodes:
- the NAP1L2 gene encoding LOW QUALITY PROTEIN: nucleosome assembly protein 1-like 2 (The sequence of the model RefSeq protein was modified relative to this genomic sequence to represent the inferred CDS: inserted 4 bases in 3 codons; substituted 2 bases at 2 genomic stop codons) is translated as MAESADHKELFSQEESGDKVMMEGSGEQPESSEDASAGPGDDGDRGEEAAVGPGEEGGKGEEDAAGSGEGGEKGEETDEDSDPDHPKGLIGYLLDTDFVESLLVKVKYRVLALEKLQTRVANLESKFLREFHGIERKFAEMYQPLLEKRCQIINAIYEPTKEECEYKSDSEDCDDEMYDEEEMCGNEEGLLHDYMDEDDDYDDYAVEEEEEDGNDDDNDDNTKAAGDENKEEDPKGIPDFWLTVLKNVDTLTPLIXKYDEPILKLPTDIKVKLSDPGEPLSFTLEFHFKPNEYFKNELLTKTYMLKSRLAYYDPHPYRGTAIXYCIGYKIDWNGGKNVTLKTVKKKQKHRVXGTVRTVTEDFPKDSFFNFFTPQGINSNGKDGKDDFLXWHNLCTYIIPRSVLFFSGDALXSQQEGIVREVNDEIYDKIICDNRMVAIEEVKACCKNPEAIVENIDH